The Aedes aegypti strain LVP_AGWG chromosome 3, AaegL5.0 Primary Assembly, whole genome shotgun sequence genome contains a region encoding:
- the LOC5570883 gene encoding chaoptin: MMLKGIGFIFLLITISTMTHGIVLECYSSGQNCTFSGVRIDDISTEVTFRSSGSYYYNSIPRFFSFVDSVLLEVPRRIFDTFTVQSLDVNDCEIESLSRYTFEKAKELLWLNMSGNTLTELSNYVFSGANKLSLLDLKNNNISNIEEKAFYNLGLLTTLLLSGNKLKAFDDVVFSHLPMLKKLYAANNELETLQSALFQHNPLLMVLFLQSNKLVYLDKDLFDGIEVMEYLWLRNNSLTSFEFNGLKAKRVNLISNKLKKIKLVPSFENLFLSNNSISEITADDFAELKLSRLDLAWNNLSSMDGIDKISSLEVLDLSHNKIGALKLTSFANLKKLVDLNLEETAITNLQHGTFSQLTALKRLDISYNKLNRIDFDIFTSSSETEEIYIEGNRLKEVNIDEIHKIFPNLKKISIADNNWNCSFLTRMIRSLNALSITVGGFKTENLINDKTNVKGIYCTDSTNPLADWNVTVKHLDKYLNASAPIEDYSEIKQIMQNAIDDINRFTDQRVAIANKSELLEGEIYDLTKKVISVENEIYEVKKTILEVKMAQLANATNETYVSNDLKKMMQELNDLTLSKLKQTKEEMEFKIYQQSFKNDKLDEKITETTGKLLAISKQIDQSRGSLFLSHNSMELKASSTADNTASSGTGSTQIMMVMILCLLIALLVLVVMATYRSRMPCGRKRGERYGTSNTLATIVDDI, from the coding sequence ATTTATCTTCCTACTGATTACCATCTCAACGATGACGCACGGAATCGTCCTGGAGTGTTATTCCAGCGGACAAAATTGTACCTTCTCAGGAGTACGAATCGATGACATATCTACAGAGGTGACATTCCGCTCCTCAGGAAGTTACTACTACAACAGCATTCCGCGCTTCTTCAGTTTCGTCGACTCAGTTTTGTTGGAAGTTCCGAGAAGAATCTTCGATACGTTCACCGTTCAGTCATTGGACGTGAACGACTGCGAAATAGAGTCCCTTAGCCGGTACACCTTCGAGAAAGCGAAAGAACTGCTTTGGCTGAATATGTCCGGAAACACTTTGACGGAACTGAGTAATTACGTATTCAGCGGGGCCAATAAGCTGAGTTTGTTGGAtctgaaaaataacaatatttcgAATATTGAGGAAAAGGCGTTCTACAATCTGGGCCTCCTAACAACGTTGCTGTTGAGTGGGAATAAACTAAAAGCATTtgatgatgttgtattttctcATTTGCCCATGTTGAAAAAGCTGTATGCTGCAAACAATGAATTGGAAACTCTGCAGAGTGCTTTATTTCAGCATAACCCATTGCTAATGGTGCTGTTCTTGCAAAGCAACAAATTAGTGTATCTCGACAAGGATTTATTCGATGGAATCGAGGTGATGGAGTATTTATGGCTGAGAAACAATAGTCTTACCAGCTTTGAATTCAATGGTTTGAAAGCCAAAAGAGTAAATCTTATTAGCAACaagctgaaaaaaataaaactggtTCCATCATTCGAAAACTTATTTCTGAGTAACAATAGTATTTCCGAAATTACTGCCGATGATTTTGCTGAGCTAAAGCTAAGTCGCTTGGATTTGGCGTGGAACAATCTGTCCTCTATGGATGGGATTGATAAAATCAGCAGCCTGGAAGTTCTGGATCTATCTCATAATAAAATTGGTGCTTTAAAATTGACCAGTTTTGCTAATTTGAAAAAGCTTGTTGATCTTAACTTGGAGGAAACTGCCATCACTAACTTGCAACATGGAACTTTTTCTCAACTGACAGCCCTCAAACGGTTGGATATTTCATACAACAAGCTAAATCGCattgattttgacatttttacATCTTCAAGCGAAACTGAAGAAATATACATAGAAGGAAATCGACTCAAAGAAGTAAACATcgatgaaattcataaaatttttccaaatcttaaGAAAATAAGCATTGCGGACAACAATTGGAACTGCTCTTTTCTTACGCGGATGATTCGTAGTTTGAACGCTCTATCGATTACAGTTGGAGGATTCAAAACCGAAAATCTGATTAACGATAAGACAAATGTTAAGGGGATATATTGCACTGACAGCACAAATCCCCTTGCTGATTGGAACGTGACAGTCAAGCATTTGGACAAATACTTGAACGCTTCCGCCCCTATCGAAGATTACTCcgaaataaaacaaatcatGCAAAATGCCATTGACGACATCAACAGATTCACCGACCAAAGAGTGGCCATCGCAAACAAATCCGAGCTACTCGAAGGGGAAATTTACGACCTGACGAAGAAGGTTATTTCGGTGGAAAATGAAATTTACGAGGTGAAGAAAACGATTCTGGAGGTGAAAATGGCCCAACTGGCTAATGCAACCAACGAGACATACGTTTCCAACGACCTGAAGAAAATGATGCAGGAACTCAACGATCTAACTTTATCCAAGTTGAAGCAAACCAAAGAGGAAATGGAATTCAAGATTTATCAGCAATCATTCAAGAACGACAAACTGGATGAAAAAATCACCGAAACTACTGGGAAACTATTGGCCATTTCCAAGCAAATCGATCAAAGTCGAGGCTCGTTGTTTTTGAGCCACAACTCGATGGAGCTGAAAGCATCATCCACTGCGGACAATACGGCTTCTTCCGGAACCGGCTCAACTCAGATAATGATGGTCATGATTCTGTGCCTGCTGATTGCACTGTTGGTTCTAGTGGTGATGGCAACTTATCGGAGTCGTATGCCATGCGGACGAAAGCGCGGAGAACGCTACGGTACATCGAACACTCTCGCTACCATTGTGGACGACATTTAG